Proteins encoded in a region of the Roseateles sp. SL47 genome:
- a CDS encoding ABC transporter ATP-binding protein — MLSLQNLVKVFGAQRAVDDLSLELQPGVVGLIGHNGAGKTTLMQMIATLTQPSSGRILLDGEDVVKRPNRMRQRLGYLPQDFGVYPQLTALEFLQYFAALKGVRDSRRLLRLLEQVNLHQQAHQLAASFSGGMRQRLGIAQALLNDPDVLIVDEPTAGLDPEERLRFRHLLSEMGLSKLVIVSTHIVSDIEGMAGQLAIMRKGKLVEFETPESLMQRSRGSIWSARLSEAEYALLRDEGQVQVLQAQRQGAQIHVRLAHGERPFAAAEPGEPSLEEALMAQRYALQAQAA, encoded by the coding sequence ATGCTCAGCCTGCAAAATCTCGTGAAGGTTTTTGGTGCCCAGCGCGCCGTGGACGATCTCAGTCTTGAGTTGCAACCTGGCGTTGTGGGGCTGATCGGACACAACGGCGCGGGCAAGACCACCCTCATGCAGATGATCGCGACGCTGACCCAACCCAGCAGCGGGCGCATCCTGCTGGACGGAGAGGACGTGGTGAAACGCCCGAACCGCATGCGCCAGCGTCTGGGATATCTGCCGCAGGATTTCGGTGTCTACCCACAGCTGACCGCCCTGGAATTCTTGCAATACTTTGCTGCGCTCAAGGGTGTGCGCGACAGCAGGCGTCTGCTTCGATTGCTGGAGCAGGTCAATTTGCATCAACAGGCTCACCAGTTGGCGGCCAGTTTTTCAGGAGGCATGCGTCAGCGCCTGGGCATTGCGCAGGCGCTGCTGAATGACCCGGATGTGCTGATTGTGGACGAACCCACCGCCGGGCTGGACCCCGAGGAGCGGCTGCGCTTCAGACACTTGCTCAGCGAGATGGGGCTGAGCAAGTTGGTCATTGTCTCGACGCACATCGTCTCGGATATTGAGGGCATGGCTGGGCAACTCGCCATCATGCGCAAGGGGAAGTTGGTGGAATTCGAGACGCCGGAATCGCTGATGCAGCGTTCGCGCGGGAGTATTTGGAGCGCGCGCCTGAGCGAGGCGGAATATGCGCTGTTGCGGGATGAAGGCCAGGTGCAAGTGCTCCAGGCGCAGCGCCAGGGCGCCCAGATTCATGTACGCCTGGCCCATGGTGAACGGCCTTTTGCTGCCGCTGAACCGGGTGAGCCCAGTCTCGAAGAGGCGCTGATGGCCCAGCGCTACGCTTTGCAGGCACAAGCAGCATGA
- a CDS encoding carbamoyltransferase — MLVMGMCGGLDPQHGNRLEFPIGQGHDAAAVLLSDGQLVAGIEQERLDRIKHSNKFPLEAIDFCLRTAGATLQDVERFAINVDESVGDLFILEKYIGGSLDTLAGVRQVVGQLLQDRFGRFDLKKLQFVNHHEAHALSAYAMSGFDEALVVTVDGAGPEGQCTTVWEGRGGRLKPIRNHRTPHSLGFFYNTVIHQLGYTIFDEYKVMGLAPYGDPARYRALLRSMYQLTPDGWFRVVHDQEIAHWTMYSGGLGVPRRRGDPFTQHHQDIAAALQEAVETILMHFFQYHRKNSGMERLCYAGGVAQNVTFNGKLAGEGLFKEMFIQPAAHDAGCALGAAHAAHRAVRQALALQPTKTVYWGSDIGTAAQIEKALSPWSDFVSVRRLAHPARETAELLAQGLVIGWMQGRSEFGPRALGNRSILADPRPAENKAKINAMVKKREAYRPFAPSVLEESASEIFELGGLERSPYMLFSLPTRESSRAGLGAVSHVDGSARIQTVSRDSNRPYWDLISAFKDLTGVPVLLNTSFNNDAEPIVESVEDGVVCFLTTKLDRLVVGDFLVEKRSTGPLPWEQLVVDLADSRRLIQTESFVPPGGRQVQYAIESSYSGHRRVPLSECAYRLIVERQPTHTLGMMLDHLGITDGAERSEVLAEFVRLWEQRAVLLRPLGAT; from the coding sequence ATGCTGGTGATGGGAATGTGTGGCGGCCTCGATCCGCAGCATGGGAATCGCCTGGAGTTTCCGATCGGACAGGGGCACGATGCGGCTGCCGTGCTGCTGTCCGACGGTCAACTGGTGGCCGGTATCGAGCAGGAGCGGCTCGATCGCATCAAGCACAGCAACAAGTTTCCGCTGGAAGCGATCGACTTTTGCTTGCGTACTGCGGGAGCGACGCTGCAGGATGTCGAGCGGTTTGCCATCAACGTCGACGAGTCCGTGGGCGACTTGTTCATCCTCGAGAAGTACATCGGCGGCTCGTTGGATACCTTGGCTGGAGTTCGGCAGGTGGTTGGCCAACTCCTGCAGGATCGGTTCGGGCGCTTTGACCTGAAGAAGCTGCAGTTTGTGAACCACCATGAGGCGCATGCGCTGAGTGCCTACGCCATGTCCGGATTCGACGAGGCGCTGGTGGTCACCGTCGATGGGGCCGGCCCCGAGGGGCAATGCACGACCGTCTGGGAAGGCCGGGGTGGCCGCTTAAAGCCGATTCGCAACCACCGGACGCCACACTCGCTGGGCTTCTTCTACAACACGGTGATTCATCAACTGGGCTACACCATCTTCGACGAGTACAAGGTGATGGGGCTGGCGCCCTATGGCGACCCAGCCCGCTACCGCGCCCTGCTCCGATCGATGTATCAGCTCACACCAGACGGTTGGTTCAGAGTCGTTCATGACCAGGAGATCGCGCATTGGACGATGTATTCGGGCGGGCTGGGGGTGCCACGCCGACGAGGGGACCCATTTACCCAGCACCATCAGGACATCGCTGCCGCCTTGCAAGAGGCAGTCGAGACCATCCTCATGCACTTCTTCCAGTACCACCGCAAGAATTCCGGCATGGAGCGTCTGTGTTATGCCGGTGGCGTCGCCCAGAACGTGACTTTCAACGGCAAATTGGCCGGCGAAGGCTTGTTCAAGGAGATGTTCATCCAGCCCGCCGCCCACGACGCTGGCTGTGCGCTGGGCGCGGCGCATGCGGCCCATCGGGCCGTGCGTCAGGCATTGGCCTTGCAGCCCACCAAGACGGTGTACTGGGGGTCAGACATCGGCACGGCCGCGCAGATCGAGAAAGCGTTGAGCCCCTGGAGCGATTTCGTCTCGGTGCGCCGACTGGCCCATCCGGCACGCGAGACTGCCGAGTTGCTGGCGCAGGGCCTGGTCATCGGTTGGATGCAAGGGCGCTCCGAATTTGGGCCGCGTGCGCTGGGTAATCGCAGCATCCTGGCGGACCCACGGCCCGCCGAGAACAAGGCGAAGATCAACGCGATGGTGAAAAAGCGGGAGGCTTATCGACCCTTCGCGCCTTCCGTGCTGGAAGAATCGGCATCGGAGATTTTCGAGCTGGGAGGACTGGAACGTTCGCCGTACATGCTCTTCTCTCTGCCGACCCGCGAGTCCAGCCGTGCTGGGCTGGGTGCCGTCAGCCACGTCGACGGGTCGGCACGGATTCAGACCGTTTCGCGGGATTCAAATCGGCCCTATTGGGATTTGATCAGTGCCTTCAAAGATCTGACCGGCGTGCCGGTGCTTCTGAACACATCCTTCAACAATGACGCTGAACCGATTGTGGAGAGTGTGGAAGACGGCGTCGTCTGCTTTCTGACCACCAAGCTGGACCGCCTTGTAGTCGGCGATTTTCTTGTGGAGAAGCGAAGCACGGGTCCGTTGCCGTGGGAGCAGCTGGTGGTGGATCTGGCGGACAGCCGGCGCCTGATTCAAACCGAGAGCTTTGTGCCGCCGGGCGGCCGCCAGGTGCAGTATGCGATTGAGAGCAGCTACAGCGGCCACCGCAGAGTGCCGCTCAGTGAGTGTGCCTATCGTCTCATCGTTGAGCGGCAACCCACGCACACACTCGGGATGATGCTCGATCATCTGGGCATCACCGATGGCGCCGAGCGCTCCGAGGTGCTGGCCGAGTTCGTGCGTTTGTGGGAGCAGCGCGCTGTGCTGCTCCGCCCGCTTGGCGCGACGTGA
- a CDS encoding M20/M25/M40 family metallo-hydrolase produces MTADTYSVKSQRASRQNGNTLADEANATAPTDRTAGWPAALSLVVLGLLVVLGIWSKQPPAPVPSSAAPEVFSAERAMKHLPEIASVPHPIGSQANAQTRAYVVKTLESLGWETQTQVELGMSQEDGAVGFISNVVARLRGTGDGKAVMLVAHYDSVPTGPGAADDGAAVAALLETARALKTLPRLRNDVIVLLTDGEEAGLLGAEAFVARHPWVPDVAAVLNFEYRGNSGPSIMFETSPGHGRLIDAFASTPLPVGTSLMYEIYRVMPNQTDMSVFKRVGIPGLNFAAISNASTYHSELDRVEDVDGRSVQHQGETMLALSRRLGEVEFGTQGAPDQVYFDLPGLGLLHYPVSLAWGPAGLACVLWIAALSVGMRKGQVRVGRMAVGLVALPCTALLLALAGTLGLLLIRSFHPEYRGLVELYNHLWYWGALLALTLAWFLGIYGWLQRRFNTMELSLGAALVWLVLVLLGTARFPGASYALAWPLAGVLAAWLVVLVGAGRISGLQRVMVLTVGAIPAALVFAPLVHTLLVALTTPMAGAAMIAVVFLLALLWPLLAAVPRRGLVIRAAVVIGVAMMAGGEFSSGVSAERPRPVNVFYVQDGGSNTAQWLSSDVVLGDWQRHFFDAGAVRRSIPEWFGEASRRYWTSAAPDVGLPAPDMKTLSDRTEGGTRTVELQLRSRREARDFKLQVVGARVTQAMIQGRPVPPATADDWSLAAHNLPPEGLTIQLVVTAGRPFTVHLFDVTPGLPMADGMPRDATHMAHRAESSNTTQSLTTQRFQ; encoded by the coding sequence ATGACTGCGGATACCTATTCAGTGAAATCGCAGCGCGCATCGCGCCAGAATGGCAACACCCTTGCCGACGAGGCCAACGCGACCGCTCCTACGGACAGGACGGCCGGCTGGCCGGCCGCCCTGTCCTTGGTGGTCTTGGGACTGCTGGTCGTTCTGGGGATCTGGAGCAAGCAGCCACCGGCGCCCGTGCCGTCTTCGGCCGCACCGGAGGTGTTTTCCGCGGAGCGGGCGATGAAGCACCTGCCGGAAATTGCATCAGTGCCACATCCGATTGGCTCCCAAGCCAACGCACAGACGCGGGCCTACGTGGTGAAAACGCTGGAGTCCCTCGGCTGGGAGACCCAGACGCAGGTCGAACTGGGCATGTCTCAGGAAGACGGCGCCGTCGGTTTCATCAGCAATGTGGTGGCCCGGCTCCGAGGTACCGGCGACGGCAAGGCCGTGATGCTGGTTGCGCACTACGATTCAGTGCCAACGGGACCCGGTGCGGCGGACGACGGTGCGGCTGTGGCCGCCCTCCTGGAGACCGCTCGTGCATTGAAGACGCTTCCGCGCCTGCGCAACGATGTCATCGTGTTGCTGACCGATGGTGAAGAGGCCGGTTTGCTCGGCGCGGAAGCCTTCGTGGCCAGACATCCCTGGGTCCCTGATGTCGCTGCCGTGTTGAATTTCGAATACCGGGGAAACAGTGGCCCCAGCATCATGTTCGAGACCAGCCCCGGCCATGGGCGTCTGATCGATGCTTTTGCGTCGACGCCACTGCCGGTGGGCACCTCGCTGATGTACGAGATCTATCGGGTGATGCCCAACCAGACGGACATGTCGGTCTTCAAGCGCGTCGGGATCCCTGGCTTGAATTTCGCGGCCATCTCCAATGCCAGCACCTATCACAGCGAGCTTGATCGTGTGGAGGATGTCGATGGCCGTAGCGTGCAGCACCAGGGCGAGACGATGCTTGCCCTGTCACGCCGCCTGGGCGAAGTTGAATTCGGCACTCAGGGAGCGCCTGACCAGGTCTATTTCGACCTTCCCGGGCTGGGTCTGCTGCACTATCCGGTGTCGCTGGCCTGGGGGCCCGCCGGGCTGGCATGCGTGCTGTGGATCGCTGCCTTGTCCGTGGGCATGCGCAAGGGCCAGGTCCGTGTGGGGCGCATGGCGGTGGGCCTGGTCGCTTTGCCCTGCACCGCGCTGCTGCTGGCCCTGGCGGGCACCCTGGGGCTTCTGCTGATCCGTAGCTTCCACCCCGAATACCGTGGCCTGGTCGAGTTGTACAACCACCTCTGGTATTGGGGGGCCCTGCTGGCGCTGACCTTGGCCTGGTTCCTCGGCATCTACGGTTGGCTGCAGCGCCGATTCAACACCATGGAACTGTCCTTGGGCGCCGCGCTGGTCTGGCTTGTCCTGGTGTTGCTGGGCACAGCCAGATTCCCCGGCGCCAGCTATGCCTTGGCGTGGCCGTTGGCCGGTGTGCTGGCGGCCTGGCTGGTGGTGCTCGTGGGGGCGGGTCGGATCTCCGGCCTTCAACGGGTGATGGTGTTGACAGTTGGAGCCATTCCCGCAGCGCTGGTGTTTGCGCCGCTGGTGCATACGCTCCTGGTGGCACTGACCACCCCGATGGCTGGAGCGGCCATGATCGCCGTTGTGTTTCTCCTGGCCCTTCTTTGGCCTTTGCTCGCGGCGGTGCCTCGACGCGGCCTTGTCATCAGGGCCGCCGTGGTGATCGGGGTGGCCATGATGGCGGGTGGTGAGTTCTCCTCCGGCGTGTCGGCAGAGCGCCCGCGCCCCGTCAACGTCTTTTATGTCCAGGACGGTGGTTCCAACACCGCGCAATGGCTGTCCAGTGACGTCGTGCTGGGTGACTGGCAGCGCCACTTTTTCGATGCCGGCGCCGTGCGGCGTTCCATTCCGGAATGGTTTGGCGAAGCGTCGCGGCGGTATTGGACCTCGGCGGCGCCGGACGTCGGGTTGCCCGCGCCGGATATGAAGACACTGAGTGACCGCACCGAGGGCGGGACACGGACCGTCGAGCTTCAGCTGAGATCGCGCCGGGAAGCCCGAGATTTCAAGCTGCAGGTCGTTGGCGCCCGAGTCACCCAGGCAATGATTCAGGGGCGGCCAGTTCCGCCGGCCACGGCAGACGATTGGTCCCTGGCGGCCCACAACCTGCCCCCGGAGGGCCTGACGATCCAACTGGTCGTGACAGCCGGGCGTCCCTTCACGGTGCATCTGTTCGATGTCACGCCTGGACTGCCGATGGCTGACGGGATGCCCCGAGACGCCACCCATATGGCTCATCGGGCCGAATCGAGCAACACCACGCAGAGTCTCACGACACAGAGATTCCAGTGA
- a CDS encoding zinc-binding dehydrogenase → MTVTRAYSVSAEDIAHESERVRGDHDKFDLTRTIRLDRLTLPACGATQVRMRVLAVSAEHNVVHAAIGHPINISAARGGKLFVGNSAVGEVVETGSDVQRFRAGDIVLTHCNGGVDRGGFPVRIWAYDQPDSDGWYAEEAVVDEHQLIAAPIDCGLSLWEIAALSLRAPTAYHLWRRGLGIYRLKVSHQQNPVLNVLSFGGGVGELFLMLAKAEGHRVFYCSGNAKRREDLQRQGVISMDQNQYARFASKDDVKAFVKDCKALTDGEGMHVVCDMLRGPVFEAGLAVSARCGVNVSSGWQLSQSVEYNSTLLSVKQMTIDHMHYETAAGCEEATRLYGKVFKPVLHREIYAFEDLPRCMDDMHKNRQSGIPVVRVAREMPASVKGLL, encoded by the coding sequence ATGACCGTGACAAGAGCCTATTCAGTGTCCGCCGAGGACATCGCGCATGAGTCCGAACGTGTGCGCGGGGATCACGACAAGTTCGACCTCACCCGGACGATCCGGCTCGACCGGTTGACGCTGCCCGCATGCGGTGCGACGCAGGTTCGCATGCGGGTGCTCGCGGTGTCCGCCGAACACAATGTGGTGCATGCGGCCATCGGCCACCCCATCAACATCAGCGCTGCCCGGGGCGGAAAACTCTTTGTCGGCAACAGCGCCGTAGGCGAAGTCGTGGAGACCGGGAGCGACGTCCAGCGCTTCAGGGCGGGTGACATCGTGCTGACGCATTGCAATGGCGGTGTGGATCGCGGCGGGTTCCCGGTGCGGATCTGGGCCTACGACCAGCCCGACTCCGATGGCTGGTATGCCGAGGAGGCGGTGGTTGATGAGCATCAGCTCATCGCTGCACCGATCGATTGTGGCCTGTCCTTGTGGGAAATCGCCGCCCTGTCCCTGCGCGCGCCTACCGCTTACCACCTGTGGCGGCGAGGCCTGGGCATTTATCGGCTGAAGGTTTCGCACCAGCAAAACCCGGTGCTGAATGTGCTGTCGTTTGGTGGCGGGGTGGGGGAGCTGTTTCTGATGCTGGCCAAGGCAGAGGGGCACAGGGTCTTCTACTGTTCGGGCAATGCAAAACGCCGCGAGGACCTTCAACGCCAGGGCGTGATCTCCATGGATCAGAACCAGTACGCGCGCTTCGCGAGCAAGGATGACGTCAAGGCCTTCGTCAAGGATTGCAAGGCGCTGACCGATGGCGAAGGCATGCATGTGGTGTGCGACATGCTCAGAGGCCCGGTGTTCGAGGCCGGTCTCGCCGTTTCCGCGAGGTGCGGCGTGAACGTCAGTTCCGGCTGGCAACTCTCCCAGAGCGTTGAATACAACTCGACGCTGCTCTCGGTTAAGCAAATGACCATTGACCACATGCATTACGAAACCGCCGCAGGGTGCGAGGAGGCCACGCGTCTGTACGGCAAGGTCTTCAAGCCAGTGCTCCACCGCGAGATCTACGCCTTTGAGGACCTGCCTCGCTGCATGGACGACATGCACAAGAACCGTCAATCCGGTATTCCTGTGGTCCGCGTGGCTCGCGAGATGCCAGCGTCTGTGAAGGGACTGTTATGA
- a CDS encoding MFS transporter, producing the protein MSRGFYIIWSTQFASMFGSQLTAFAIGVWLFQRTGSVISFTQFVLFSTLPALLMMPWSGAIADQWNKRSILVVSELVAVGCTATMALLFWLDVFHVWQLYALQAVLSISIGLQGPAASAAITTMVPKEHYGRASGMYQIATAVSQFAAPMLAAVLLGRMGIFGILVLDVLTFLVAIVGVLVASIPPAPTRPTDEGAAPVSRSALGDVRWALGFLRQRPAMGAVFVYRVIGALFTGMVLVLIGPLVLAQHSEKVFAAVSTCGAMGALSSGLLLVVWGGMKRWTPLVLVLNIVQGLAIALAGLQSSAMVLCACAFVVMLCSSTLAGSTSAIWRRKVPHDRQGNFAAFQQAIGLAILPVSASLGGVLAQYVFEPALMPGHAWSQALGPWFGTGPGRGTSVLFVAMGMVASLVALLSLLDRRVYRVEAEVPDAV; encoded by the coding sequence ATGAGCCGCGGCTTCTACATCATCTGGTCGACCCAGTTCGCGTCGATGTTTGGGTCCCAACTGACGGCCTTTGCCATTGGGGTGTGGCTGTTCCAGCGCACTGGATCGGTCATCAGCTTCACGCAGTTCGTGCTTTTCTCGACGCTGCCAGCGCTACTGATGATGCCCTGGAGCGGGGCCATCGCCGACCAGTGGAACAAGCGATCCATTCTGGTCGTCTCGGAACTCGTGGCCGTCGGTTGCACCGCCACGATGGCGCTGCTCTTCTGGCTGGATGTCTTCCATGTCTGGCAGCTCTATGCACTGCAGGCTGTACTGTCGATCAGCATCGGCCTTCAGGGGCCGGCAGCCAGCGCCGCCATCACGACGATGGTGCCCAAGGAACACTACGGTCGCGCCAGCGGCATGTACCAGATCGCCACGGCGGTCTCCCAGTTTGCGGCTCCGATGTTGGCTGCCGTCCTCCTGGGGCGAATGGGCATCTTCGGCATCCTGGTGCTGGACGTGTTGACCTTTCTGGTCGCGATTGTGGGCGTGCTGGTCGCGAGCATCCCGCCCGCGCCAACAAGGCCGACCGATGAAGGCGCGGCACCGGTGTCGCGCAGCGCCCTGGGTGATGTGAGATGGGCCCTCGGCTTTCTGCGACAGCGGCCCGCCATGGGGGCGGTGTTCGTGTACAGGGTGATCGGTGCGTTGTTCACCGGCATGGTGCTGGTGCTGATCGGGCCCCTGGTGCTGGCGCAGCATTCGGAAAAGGTGTTCGCCGCCGTTTCAACCTGTGGCGCGATGGGCGCACTGTCCAGTGGGCTGCTGCTGGTGGTCTGGGGCGGCATGAAACGGTGGACACCACTTGTCCTGGTTCTGAATATCGTCCAAGGGCTTGCCATCGCTCTGGCCGGGCTGCAGAGCTCAGCCATGGTGCTGTGTGCATGTGCCTTTGTTGTCATGTTGTGCAGTTCAACACTGGCGGGCAGCACGTCGGCCATCTGGCGAAGAAAAGTGCCGCACGACCGCCAGGGGAACTTTGCGGCGTTCCAGCAAGCCATCGGGCTGGCCATCCTGCCGGTCAGCGCAAGCTTGGGGGGTGTTCTGGCGCAGTATGTGTTCGAGCCGGCGCTCATGCCGGGCCATGCGTGGTCTCAGGCCCTGGGCCCCTGGTTTGGAACCGGACCTGGGCGTGGCACCAGTGTCCTCTTTGTGGCGATGGGCATGGTGGCGTCACTGGTGGCCCTGCTGTCCCTGCTGGATCGCCGCGTCTACCGTGTTGAAGCGGAGGTACCCGATGCCGTCTAG